Proteins encoded in a region of the Salvia hispanica cultivar TCC Black 2014 unplaced genomic scaffold, UniMelb_Shisp_WGS_1.0 HiC_scaffold_1201, whole genome shotgun sequence genome:
- the LOC125198103 gene encoding LOW QUALITY PROTEIN: trafficking protein particle complex subunit 8-like (The sequence of the model RefSeq protein was modified relative to this genomic sequence to represent the inferred CDS: inserted 1 base in 1 codon), with translation MVDPANTKLGRMLLDQISPAVMVLRTPLVEDSCRRNHLSLIEMLSPYSTFNNIDVPVRTASDQPYRLRKFKLRLFYNSDIRQPSIQAAKERLKQVITXCGDKEISDLCSPEAEIESVITTSPQELVPSWFQNFNKELLDAAAFSEHEAFDHPVACLVAVSSKDKDPIGKFVDLFNTNQLPHLLNDGAMDPNILKYYLLVHDNQEGMLEKATGILAEMRSTFGANDCCLLCINSSINGKEEHKQNPWASHKSSASNEKQFGCFLSKDDIEELKKTMHDFSSKHIIPLMELKLRVLNQQVSATRKGFRNQIKNLWWRKGKDDVPENPSVPMYTFNSTESQIRVLGDYAFMLRDYELAISNYRLISTDYKLDKALKHYAGVQELMGLAYFMLDQSSQDAEYCMENAFTTYVKIGSSCGRNITRCGIWWAEMLKARDQYKDAASVYFRISGEEPLRSAVMLEQAAYCFLMSTPAMLKKYFFHLVLSGDLYKESDQIKHAVRTYRGALFVFKGTAWSHIRDHIHFHIGKWYAILGMFDEGIKHMLEVLACGHQAKLTQELFLREFFQIIQETGKTFEVLRLQLPVINYSSIKVVFEDHRTYESPSAANVEESLWQALEEDMTPSVAGVKSNWLELQSKILPKKCKESNVCITGEEIKVEVSFRNPLQIPISVTNVSLICKHSAECDQSESGENGSIDEDKNDKELRTVSVTGETSADASLFDLSEVNISMRGGETVLVQLTVTPKVEGTLKLVGVRWKLSASVIGVCNFQSDIVKKKVAKGKRKPKKSVKDSLEFLVIKSLPRLEGIIHSLPQTVYAGDLRCLTMELSNPSKIPVKNLKMKISHPRFLDITAQEVMDLEFPTFLKKQAISSRSCTTLDASKTAKTAFVFPENIASSWQTPIKWPLWFRAADPGSISLYITIYYETEDVSSIIKYRTLRMHYNVEVLPSLEVSFRISPSPSRLHEFLVRMDTTNRTSSENFQVQQLSCVGDQWELAPLQPIGSDLSLGFLMAGQSLSCFFRLKNCKTRGSTEDNISSLAKGIANVRLVNSDSNGLFDTSVSPFDLFHHHERLHQERHGQGNGSTVDFILIAESGVGTNSVPPRTTEFLSHYTCHCRVGSSSPVWWSMDGPRLVRHDFSSGLCEINLSMSVYNSLEDSVSVRINTLDSLTQSSSVTSSASVSGNEVGWHDITHLTDAKVKSDATGARVGKALAPESVSPFIWSGSCSTRFNLEPSSSAKIPLQISVFCQGTFDLSNYSLQWNLLPGDTGDDENESRVRSGSCHGQPYHITVLQKE, from the exons ATGGTGGATCCGGCGAACACGAAGCTCGGCAGGATGCTGTTGGACCAGATCAGCCCGGCTGTGATGGTGCTCCGCACGCCGCTCGTGGAGGATTCCTGCCGGAGAAATCATTTATCCCTGATTGAAATGTTGTCCCCCTACAGCACTTTCAATAACATCGACG tTCCAGTCAGGACGGCTAGTGATCAGCCGTACAGATTGAGGAAATTCAAATTGAGATTGTTTTATAATTCGGATATTCGGCAGC CCTCAATCCAGGCTGCAAAGGAGAGGTTAAAACAAGTAATCA CATGCGGAGATAAAGAGATATCCGATTTGTGTTCACCTGAAGCAGAAATTGAGTCTGTAATTACGA CCTCTCCTCAGGAGTTGGTGCCATCATGGTTTCAGAATTTTAACAAAGAGCTGCTAGATGCTGCTGCCTTCTCAGAACATGAAGCTTTTGATCACCCCGTGGCTT gCCTTGTTGCTGTCTCTTCAAAGGATAAAGATCCTATAGGAAAATTTGTTGACTTGTTCAACACAAATCAGTTGCCTCATCTTCTCAACGATGGTGCCATGGATCCTAATATTCTGAAGTATTACTTGCTGGTACACGATAATCAAGAAGGCATGCTGGAAAA AGCTACCGGAATTCTGGCAGAAATGAGGAGTACATTTGGTGCAAATGATTGTTGTCTCTTGTGTATAAACTCTTCCATCAATGGCAAAGAAGAACATAAACAGAATCCATGGGCATCTCAT AAAAGTAGTGCttcaaatgaaaaacaatttGGTTGCTTCCTCAGCAAGGATGATATAGAAGAG TTGAAAAAGACCATGCATGATTTCTCATCTAAACATATAATCCCTCTTATGGAGCTGAAACTCCGTGTTCTTAACCAGCAG GTTTCAGCGACAAGGAAGGGCTTTagaaaccaaataaaaaacttatggtggagaaaaggaaaagacgATGTACCTGAGAATCCCAGTGTGCCTAT GTACACCTTTAACTCGACTGAATCTCAGATAAGAGTGTTGGGTGACTATGCTTTTATGTTGCGAGACTATGAACTTGCAATCTCGAATTATCGACTTATTTCTACAGATTACAAACTTGATAAAGCTTTGAAGCATTATGCTGGTGTTCAG GAGTTGATGGGGCTGGCTTATTTTATGTTGGATCAGTCAAGCCAAGATGCTGAGTACTGCATGGAAAATGCATTTACCACATATGTG AAAATTGGTTCATCGTGTGGGCGGAATATCACCCGCTGTGGAATTTGGTGGGCTGAGATGTTAAAGGCTAGAGATCAGTACAAAGATGCTGCTAGTGTCTATTTCCGAATCTCTGGTGAG GAACCCTTGAGATCTGCGGTCATGCTTGAGCAAGCTGCATATTGCTTCTTGATGTCTACACCAGCCATgttaaagaaatatttttttcacctTGTTCTGTCTGGTGACCTATACAAGGAATCTGATCAG ATAAAACATGCAGTGAGAACATACAGAGGTGCCCTTTTTGTCTTCAAAGGCACAGCATGGAGCCACATCAGGGATCATATCCATTTCCATATTGGAAA GTGGTATGCAATTCTTGGTATGTTTGATGAGGGTATCAAACACATGCTAGAGGTCTTGGCATGTGGTCATCAAGCCAAGCTCACTCAAGAGTTGTTCCTGAgggaattttttcaaattattcag GAAACAGGGAAAACATTTGAGGTGTTGAGGCTCCAGTTGCCTGTGATAAACTATTCTTCAATCAAAGTTGTGTTTGAAGATCATCGCACTTATGAATCTCCCTCAGCT GCCAATGTTGAGGAAAGCTTGTGGCAGGCGTTGGAGGAGGACATGACACCATCAGTTGCAGGGGTGAAGAGTAACTGGCTCGAGTTACAATCAAAGATTTTACCAAAGAAGTGCAAAGAATCAAATGTCTGCATTACTGGAG AGGAAATCAAGGTGGAAGTTAGTTTTAGGAACCCCCTTCAGATCCCTATATCAGTTACAAATGTTTCCCTGATATGCAAGCATTCAGCAGAATGTGATCAAAGTGAATCAG GTGAGAATGGATCTATAGATGAAGATAAGAATGACAAGGAGTTGAGAACTGTCTCAGTTACTGG GGAGACTAGCGCAGATGCatcattatttgatttatcgGAAGTCAATATTTCAATGCGAGGTGGAGAAACTGTATTG GTTCAGCTAACAGTCACTCCAAAAGTAGAGggcactttaaaattagttggcGTGAGGTGGAAACTCTCTGCTTCAGTAATTGGAGTCTGTAACTTTCAGTCAGATATTGTCAAAAAGAAAGTTGCTAAAGGGAAAAGAAAGCCAAAAAAGTCAGTGAAAGATAGCCTTGAGTTCTTGGTGATAAAG AGTCTGCCAAGGCTTGAGGGTATCATTCACAGCTTACCTCAGACAGTTTATGCTGGAGATCTTCGATGTCTTACCATGGAGTTGAGCAATCCATCAAAAATTCCTGTGAAG AACTTGAAGATGAAGATCAGTCATCCAAGATTTCTGGACATCACAGCTCAGGAAGTTATGGACTTGGAATTCCctacttttcttaaaaaacAGGCGATTTCATCACGAAGCTGCACTACCTTGGATGCCTCCAAGACAGCAAAAACTGCATTTGTGTTCCCTGAG AACATAGCAAGCTCTTGGCAAACACCCATTAAGTGGCCCCTTTGGTTTAGGGCTGCTGATCCTGGAAGCATTTCACTGTATATAACAATATATTACGAAACAGAAGATGTGTcatcaatcataaaatatcGAACTTTACGCATGCATTACAACGTGGAG GTGCTGCCATCTCTGGAAGTGTCATTTCGAATCAGCCCTTCTCCATCCAGATTGCATGAGTTCCTTGTTCGTATGGATACTACCAACAGGACTAGTTCAGAGAACTTCCAGGTTCAGCAGCTATCATGTGTTGGGGACCAGTGGGAACTTGCACCGCTGCAACCAATAGGGTCTGACTTATCTTTGGGATTTTTAATGGCTGGTCAGTCTCTGTCATGCTTTTTCAGGCTAAAG AATTGCAAAACTCGAGGAAGTACTGAAGATAACATATCTTCCCTTGCCAAGGGAATAGCCAATGTGAGACTTGTTAATAGTGATTCCAATGGATTGTTTGATACGTCTGTTTCACCTTTTGATCTTTTCCATCATCATGAAAGATTGCATCAAGAAAGGCATGGCCAG GGTAATGGGAGTACTGTCGACTTCATCTTGATAGCCGAGTCAGGGGTTGGTACCAATTCCGTGCCACCAAGAACCACAGAATTTCTTTCTCACTACACGTGCCATTGCAG AGTCGGAAGCAGTAGCCCAGTATGGTGGTCAATGGATGGTCCTCGGTTGGTGAGGCATGACTTTTCATCTGGTTTATGTGAGATAAATCTTAGTATGTCTGTGTACAACTCCTTAGAAGACTCTGTATCAGTTCGCATAAACACCCTTGATTCTTTAACTCAGTCAAGCTCAGTCACCTCTTCTGCTTCAGTCTCTGGGAACGAAGTTGGTTGGCACGATATAACTCATTTAACCGATGCTAAAGTTAAATCTGATGCTACTGGGGCTCGGGTTGGGAAGGCTCTAGCTCCTGAGAGTGTTTCACCATTCATCTGGTCCGGATCATGTTCAACTCGATTCAATCTTGAGCCGTCGTCTTCTGCTAAAATTCCTCTCCAGATTTCAGTATTTTGCCAGGGTACGTTCGATTTGTCGAACTACTCGTTGCAGTGGAATTTGCTGCCAGGAGACACAGGAGACGACGAAAATGAATCAAGAGTGCGATCGGGTTCATGTCATGGCCAGCCTTACCATATTACGGTGCTGCAAAAAGAATGA
- the LOC125198104 gene encoding syntaxin-121-like, whose product MDTIMEIQERHDAVKEMERNLMELHQVFLDMAVLVQSQGEQLDDIESQVNRASSFVRGGTEQLQVARKHQKNTRKWACFGIILLLIIILIIVLSLRPWQK is encoded by the coding sequence ATGGACACGATCATGGAGATCCAGGAGCGGCACGACGCGGTGAAGGAGATGGAGAGGAATCTGATGGAGCTGCATCAGGTGTTTCTGGATATGGCGGTGCTGGTGCAGAGCCAGGGGGAGCAGCTCGATGACATCGAGAGTCAGGTCAATCGGGCTAGCTCGTTCGTGAGGGGCGGGACGGAGCAGCTTCAGGTTGCCAGGAAGCACCAGAAGAATACTAGGAAATGGGCGTGTTTTGGGATTATTTTGCtgcttattattattttgatcatcGTTCTTTCCTTACGGCCATGGCAGAAGTGA